From the genome of Lotus japonicus ecotype B-129 chromosome 6, LjGifu_v1.2, one region includes:
- the LOC130722691 gene encoding uncharacterized protein LOC130722691, giving the protein MWVDQKTPIKTSSLLRHRHGGRAAHVAKQASHHGIERDRTSEQTAGEWGISVFGFKPKLSIYKGQYGVRLHVPESQIKLQRMWKNNSGDLQVFTAFVMMFSILGNKKKKGDRGGSHWVPPSLSQGQSSSGTYWLNASVELIVGFQSVDSPSEELNASGSRHEQKGWYQVDDHNTVLEFVQGKVGSGRDNGLGNIRVLSLAVEDCTSWLLQRLIFVDGVSLLCQPLFINCNWPNTLCIWYYFRLQLWDPGRSCVDHLCFCGRIVHCSGWYSDEVTEMRVVCQLSFYSVFVFEGFEWVFIKLRALRENSVVTRDCPQLTAPYYGPYPIIARIGAVANRLQLPEGGRVHPVFHASLLKEAVGNNSVELQLLDHLTGVEVASVHPFSVITSRFTTRQGSTLPQVWIQWQGKPADEPTWKDTLNIRSQFPVFNLEDKVDLPAGGIVRP; this is encoded by the coding sequence ATGTGGGTCGACCAAAAGACCCCCATCAAAACCTCCTCCCTATTGCGGCACCGTCACGGAGGTCGTGCTGCACATGTAGCTAAACAGGCAAGCCACCACGGTATTGAAAGGGACAGAACCAGCGAACAAACTGCAGGAGAGTGGGGCATTTCAGTTTTTGGGTTTAAACCCAAATTATCCATTTACAAGGGTCAATATGGAGTCAGATTACATGTTCCAGAGTCACAAATAAAATTGCAAAGGATGTGGAAAAACAACTCAGGTGATTTACAAGTTTTTACTGCATTTGTGATGATGTTTTCAATTCTGGGCAATAAAAAAAAGAAGGGGGATCGGGGTGGGAGTCATTGGGTTCCACCATCTCTATCACAGGGTCAATCAAGTTCGGGGACATACTGGTTAAATGCCTCTGTTGAATTGATTGTTGGGTTTCAAAGTGTGGATTCTCCAAGTGAAGAGCTCAATGCTTCGGGGTCAAGACATGAGCAAAAGGGGTGGTATCAAGTTGATGACCACAATACAGTTCTTGAGTTTGTCCAAGGTAAGGTGGGAAGTGGAAGAGACAATGGCTTGGGAAATATCAGAGTGCTGAGCCTAGCTGTTGAGGATTGCACTAGCTGGCTACTGCAGAGGCTTATTTTTGTAGATGGTGTTTCACTGCTGTGTCAACCACTGTTCATCAATTGTAATTGGCCCAACACTTTATGCATATGGTACTATTTTCGGTTGCAACTATGGGATCCGGGTAGAAGCTGTGTTGATCACTTGTGTTTTTGTGGCAGAATTGTTCATTGCAGTGGCTGGTATTCTGATGAGGTGACTGAAATGAGAGTTGTGTGCCAACTATCTTTCtattctgtttttgtttttgagggATTTGAATGGGTCTTCATCAAGCTCAGGGCTCTTAGAGAAAATTCAGTTGTGACCCGTGATTGTCCCCAGCTGACTGCTCCCTACTATGGCCCTTATCCTATAATTGCAAGGATTGGCGCGGTGGCTAATAGATTACAATTACCTGAAGGAGGTCGCGTGCACCCTGTTTTCCATGCCTCATTGCTTAAAGAAGCAGTTGGAAACAATTCTGTGGAACTACAACTTCTAGATCACTTGACAGGAGTAGAAGTGGCTAGTGTGCATCCATTTTCAGTAATTACTAGTCGCTTCACTACCAGACAGGGATCTACACTTCCTCAGGTCTGGATCCAATGGCAAGGCAAACCTGCGGATGAACCAACATGGAAGGACACTCTTAACATCAGAAGCCAATTCCCTGttttcaaccttgaggacaaggttgatCTTCCAGCAGGTGGTATTGTTAGaccctga
- the LOC130722692 gene encoding probable cyclic nucleotide-gated ion channel 20, chloroplastic yields MENYLNLMQQISTIAGNQVPSYFVWEVLFTMSIMGLGLLLFAILIGNIQNFLQALGRRKLEMQLRGRDVEQWMSHRRLPVDLRRRVRQAERYNWAATRGVNEEMVMENLPEDLQRDIRRHLFRFVKESMELECHYLKGTLVVKNL; encoded by the exons ATGGAAAACTATCTTAACCTTATGCAGCAAATCAGTACTATAGCTGGTAATCAAGTGCCTAGCTATTTTGTGTGGGAAGTCCTTTTTACTATGTCCATCATGGGATTGGGACTCTTGCTTTTTGCAATTCTCATTGGAAACATACAGAATTTTCTACAGGCTCTTGGGCGGAG GAAGCTGGAAATGCAACTTAGAGGTCGTGATGTTGAGCAATGGATGAGCCATCGGCGCTTACCAGTAGACCTGAGAAG GAGAGTAAGACAGGCTGAACGGTATAATTGGGCTGCAACAAGGGGGGTGAATGAAGAAATGGTTATGGAGAATCTACCAGAAGATCTGCAGAGAGACATTAGACGCCATCTCTTCAGATTTGTTAAGGAA AGTATGGAACTAGAATGCCATTATCTGAAGGGGACGCTTGTGGTGAAGAACTTATGA